A stretch of Clostridium formicaceticum DNA encodes these proteins:
- a CDS encoding DUF2225 domain-containing protein: MEHLLYDKNASCPCCRRPFTTKKVRTRALKILARDTDFYVQYKDINPIHYHIWICPNCGFSATESEFTELSKEQRTILQDNIMKKWKYRDYGGVRTIEEAEGTYKLAIFVAQLLKKPKGYIGTLCLRLAWLYRGCGDEREIQFLQHALKSLEVSYQQESLPIGGLDEISALYLIGELYRKLGNPQEAIQWYAKTLEHPDIKTKRQIQLIAREQWRIAREAYQVEKEGNANG; the protein is encoded by the coding sequence ATGGAACATTTACTTTATGACAAAAACGCCAGCTGTCCATGCTGCAGAAGACCATTTACTACAAAAAAAGTAAGGACGAGAGCATTAAAAATCTTGGCGAGAGATACAGATTTCTATGTACAATATAAGGATATTAATCCTATTCATTATCATATATGGATCTGCCCTAACTGCGGATTTAGTGCTACTGAAAGTGAATTTACAGAATTAAGCAAAGAGCAAAGAACCATATTACAGGATAATATTATGAAAAAATGGAAGTACAGGGATTATGGAGGTGTAAGAACGATAGAAGAAGCAGAAGGAACCTATAAGCTAGCAATTTTTGTTGCGCAGCTGTTAAAAAAGCCTAAAGGATATATAGGAACCCTATGCTTAAGATTGGCATGGCTTTATCGTGGGTGTGGTGATGAACGGGAAATACAGTTCCTACAACACGCTTTAAAATCTTTAGAGGTGTCTTATCAACAGGAATCTCTTCCTATAGGAGGGTTAGATGAAATATCGGCACTCTATTTGATCGGAGAATTATATAGAAAGCTAGGAAATCCTCAAGAAGCTATTCAATGGTATGCTAAGACACTAGAACATCCTGATATAAAGACAAAGCGACAAATTCAATTAATAGCTAGGGAGCAGTGGCGTATAGCAAGAGAAGCATATCAAGTAGAGAAAGAAGGGAATGCCAATGGATAA
- a CDS encoding DUF503 domain-containing protein codes for MLVGVCSIKVFMYGVSSLKGKRQIIKSIIERVKGKFNVSIAEVGDQDKWQIAEIGFCCITNSRKHADAMLNNVIHFIEMDGRLDITECQVEIL; via the coding sequence ATGCTAGTAGGGGTTTGTTCAATAAAGGTTTTTATGTATGGAGTAAGCTCTTTGAAGGGAAAACGACAAATCATTAAAAGTATCATAGAAAGAGTAAAAGGAAAGTTTAATGTATCTATTGCAGAAGTTGGTGATCAAGATAAGTGGCAGATTGCTGAAATAGGTTTTTGTTGTATAACCAATAGCAGAAAGCATGCCGATGCAATGTTGAACAATGTCATACATTTTATAGAAATGGACGGAAGATTAGATATTACAGAATGTCAGGTAGAGATCCTATGA
- a CDS encoding VanW family protein: MEPAVVQSKKKKIILWVIGMLFVTSFIALFTLAFFILNKNTIYPQVLIESVDVSNLTKQEAQRKIQNMYEKQLEDFKVDLVYENYSRQLAYRDLGYTYLYEEALEEAYGLGREGNLFKRIKEIYYLRQQPVIIPLKFTYDVEGLEDVLLTVEGHINQEVKDATIKRQNGAFHTTKEVIGIKVDREALKEKIMEGIESLNQETIVIPTEYVTPRIVEEKLKNIREVIGEFSTTFNRQQQGRSENISIASTSINGTLLMPTEEFSFNQKTGPRGVSEGYQEAPVIVNGQLVPGVGGGICQVSTTLYNAVVRANLQVTNRRNHSLPVAYVPLGQDATVSYNHIDFKFANNMENPIYIESAITGSKVFVKIYGKKEENMVITLASEVTEKIEPKTEIKQDTNMYLGEKKVERESKKGYRVTTYKVYSQNGKEIKREVISRDYYTPVNGVIIEGTKPKSETEKVSQEKSSKQETPPKQENPPKQETPPKQEIPPVQEDVITIDDNQPI, from the coding sequence ATGGAGCCAGCTGTTGTACAATCTAAAAAGAAAAAAATCATATTATGGGTAATAGGGATGTTGTTTGTGACAAGCTTCATAGCGCTGTTCACCTTAGCTTTTTTTATCTTAAATAAAAATACGATTTATCCTCAAGTACTTATCGAAAGTGTTGATGTAAGCAATTTAACAAAACAAGAAGCACAGAGAAAAATACAAAATATGTATGAAAAGCAGCTAGAGGATTTTAAAGTAGATTTAGTCTATGAAAACTATAGCCGACAGTTGGCCTATAGGGATTTAGGTTATACCTATCTATATGAAGAAGCACTGGAGGAAGCCTATGGGTTAGGCAGAGAAGGCAATTTATTTAAAAGAATAAAGGAAATTTATTATTTAAGACAACAGCCAGTGATCATACCTTTAAAATTTACTTATGATGTAGAAGGTTTAGAAGATGTTCTCTTAACTGTCGAAGGTCACATAAACCAAGAAGTAAAGGATGCCACCATTAAACGTCAGAATGGGGCATTCCATACGACAAAAGAAGTAATCGGTATAAAAGTAGATAGAGAAGCATTAAAAGAAAAAATTATGGAGGGTATTGAAAGCCTTAACCAAGAAACTATTGTTATTCCTACAGAATACGTTACACCAAGGATTGTTGAAGAAAAACTGAAGAATATACGAGAAGTAATAGGAGAATTCAGTACCACCTTTAATCGTCAGCAGCAGGGAAGAAGTGAAAATATTTCTATAGCTTCCACTAGTATTAATGGAACGTTGTTGATGCCAACAGAGGAATTTTCTTTCAACCAAAAAACTGGACCGAGAGGTGTATCAGAAGGATATCAAGAAGCTCCTGTCATCGTAAACGGACAATTGGTGCCAGGTGTTGGCGGAGGCATTTGTCAGGTATCTACAACTTTATATAATGCTGTAGTACGGGCGAATTTGCAAGTAACCAATAGAAGAAATCATAGTTTACCGGTTGCCTATGTGCCACTGGGTCAGGATGCAACAGTATCCTATAACCATATAGACTTTAAGTTTGCTAATAATATGGAAAATCCCATTTATATAGAAAGTGCGATAACGGGAAGTAAAGTATTTGTAAAAATCTATGGAAAAAAAGAAGAAAATATGGTCATTACTTTAGCTTCAGAAGTGACAGAAAAAATAGAGCCAAAAACAGAGATTAAGCAAGATACCAATATGTATCTTGGAGAGAAAAAAGTTGAGAGAGAGTCTAAAAAAGGTTATAGAGTAACTACTTATAAAGTATATTCTCAAAATGGAAAAGAAATAAAAAGAGAAGTGATTTCTAGGGATTACTATACACCAGTCAATGGGGTTATTATCGAAGGAACAAAGCCTAAATCTGAAACAGAAAAAGTTTCACAAGAAAAATCATCGAAACAAGAGACACCACCTAAACAGGAAAACCCTCCTAAACAGGAGACACCACCTAAACAAGAAATACCGCCTGTGCAAGAGGATGTCATTACGATAGATGATAATCAACCAATTTAA
- the nth gene encoding endonuclease III — MNKRTKEIIEALKEEYPDAKCELNYATPFQLLVATIMSAQTTDVKVNEITKTLFKEYPDLDSFLSLSQSELENKIKKIGLYRNKAKNILTMCHQLKEHFDGEVPTTLEALISLAGVGRKTANVVLSNAFHVPAIAVDTHVFRVSNRIGLAKAKDVLETEKQLQSIANKEDWNLLHHLLIFHGRRCCNARKPNCAHCKIQQHCNFYKE, encoded by the coding sequence ATGAATAAAAGGACAAAAGAGATCATAGAAGCACTAAAAGAAGAATATCCTGATGCAAAATGTGAATTAAATTATGCTACACCATTTCAATTACTAGTGGCTACAATTATGTCAGCACAGACTACGGATGTAAAGGTCAATGAAATCACCAAAACCCTCTTTAAAGAATACCCAGATTTAGATAGTTTTCTCAGTTTATCTCAAAGTGAGTTAGAAAATAAGATAAAAAAGATAGGGTTGTATAGAAACAAAGCAAAAAATATTCTTACGATGTGTCATCAGTTAAAGGAGCATTTTGACGGAGAAGTGCCTACAACCTTAGAGGCATTAATATCTTTAGCAGGTGTGGGTAGAAAAACTGCAAATGTTGTTTTAAGCAATGCTTTTCATGTTCCTGCAATTGCGGTGGACACGCATGTTTTCAGGGTTTCTAATAGAATAGGCTTGGCTAAGGCGAAGGATGTACTGGAAACAGAAAAACAACTGCAAAGTATAGCTAATAAAGAGGATTGGAATTTGCTACATCATTTATTGATTTTTCACGGTAGAAGATGCTGTAATGCTAGAAAACCCAATTGTGCTCATTGTAAAATTCAGCAACACTGTAACTTTTATAAAGAATGA
- a CDS encoding cell division protein FtsA, with protein MVFVLDIGTRSIVGLLGTLQEEKIIIHHGVIEFHKKRVMYDGQIHDIEGVTEVVQRVKEKLEEEAGFSLKEVSVAAAGRALKTFQTTVEKELDEYKEIDRHFINSIEIEGIQKAQKGLEEQTKELVNYFCVGHTTINYYLNDGIITNPVGHRGKKLKVDLLATFLPRIVVDSLHTVMNRVGLEVAYLTLEPIAAIEVAVPQNLRLLNIALVDIGAGTSDIAITKDGTVTAYGMTSTAGDEITEEIVKTFLLDFDTAENLKCNLCKEEIQRFTDIVGISYEVSTEEILGRIQPAIKLVAKEIADNILLQNGKSPSVIFLIGGGSQLPGLSKLIAEYLEMPQERVVVRGIDMIQNLQWDTVSITGPEGITPIGILAKAIKSKSTDFIEVKINSKKIRLFKTDNLKVSDALAVVNFNPRGLIPQKGGNMKILVNNQEKIIFGEYGEPAKILVNNRQAHLDTNIEDRDEIVIHPATEGRKASSQLKELINLQENFLVNSETVYRYQEVKVNGKPSSPEYYLEEGDQLVYHVIKNIRDLCNFMAIDFAEHDIYIEGKKVEEYSEIDNEKQVIIDRKKNNQEKKDMEIIYNGEPLRIPATQKDLIFVDIFNYIDFDRSVVQGKLILKHNGKDANYTDPLQEGDNISIYWENLQ; from the coding sequence ATGGTATTTGTTCTAGATATTGGTACAAGAAGTATCGTGGGGCTTTTGGGGACATTGCAAGAGGAGAAGATCATCATACACCATGGCGTTATTGAGTTTCATAAAAAAAGAGTGATGTATGATGGTCAAATCCATGATATTGAGGGTGTAACAGAAGTGGTGCAAAGAGTAAAGGAAAAACTGGAGGAGGAAGCAGGCTTTTCTTTAAAAGAAGTTTCTGTAGCAGCTGCTGGTAGGGCATTGAAAACCTTTCAAACTACAGTAGAAAAGGAGTTAGACGAATATAAAGAAATTGATAGACATTTCATAAATAGTATTGAGATAGAAGGTATACAGAAAGCACAGAAGGGGTTAGAAGAACAAACTAAGGAATTAGTAAACTATTTTTGCGTGGGACATACCACCATAAATTATTATTTAAACGATGGAATCATCACCAATCCAGTAGGACATAGAGGAAAAAAACTTAAAGTAGATCTATTAGCCACCTTTCTACCAAGAATTGTTGTAGACAGTTTACATACCGTTATGAACAGGGTGGGATTAGAGGTGGCTTACCTTACCTTGGAACCAATTGCTGCGATTGAAGTAGCGGTTCCACAAAATCTACGTTTACTAAACATTGCACTAGTAGATATTGGCGCTGGCACTTCAGATATAGCTATTACAAAGGATGGTACAGTAACTGCCTATGGTATGACTTCTACTGCTGGGGATGAAATCACAGAAGAAATCGTAAAGACCTTTTTATTGGACTTTGATACTGCTGAAAACCTAAAATGCAACCTTTGTAAAGAAGAAATACAGAGATTTACTGATATTGTTGGTATTTCTTATGAAGTTAGTACAGAGGAAATATTAGGAAGGATTCAACCGGCGATTAAATTGGTAGCCAAGGAGATTGCAGACAATATACTTTTACAAAATGGGAAATCACCTAGTGTTATATTCTTAATAGGAGGAGGTAGCCAATTACCTGGTTTAAGTAAATTGATTGCTGAATATTTAGAGATGCCTCAGGAAAGAGTGGTTGTTAGAGGGATAGATATGATACAGAATTTACAGTGGGATACTGTCAGCATTACTGGACCTGAAGGTATTACCCCTATAGGAATATTAGCAAAGGCAATAAAAAGTAAGTCGACAGATTTTATAGAGGTGAAAATAAATAGCAAAAAAATTAGATTGTTTAAAACAGATAATTTAAAAGTAAGTGATGCATTGGCGGTGGTGAATTTTAATCCAAGAGGCCTTATACCCCAAAAAGGTGGAAACATGAAAATTTTAGTGAATAATCAAGAAAAAATCATATTTGGAGAGTACGGGGAACCAGCAAAAATTTTAGTAAACAATCGTCAGGCTCACTTAGATACAAATATAGAGGATCGTGACGAGATTGTTATTCATCCTGCTACTGAGGGAAGAAAAGCCTCTAGCCAGTTGAAGGAGCTCATAAATCTTCAAGAAAATTTCCTTGTTAATTCTGAAACGGTTTATCGATATCAAGAGGTGAAAGTTAACGGTAAACCATCTTCACCAGAATATTATCTAGAAGAAGGAGATCAGTTAGTTTATCATGTAATAAAGAATATAAGGGATCTATGTAACTTTATGGCTATTGATTTTGCAGAACATGATATCTATATAGAAGGCAAAAAAGTGGAGGAATATAGTGAAATAGATAATGAAAAGCAGGTGATCATAGACAGAAAGAAAAACAATCAAGAGAAGAAGGACATGGAGATTATATATAATGGTGAGCCTTTGAGGATTCCTGCAACGCAAAAGGATTTAATTTTTGTAGATATATTCAACTATATTGACTTCGATCGAAGCGTGGTGCAAGGAAAACTAATACTAAAGCATAATGGAAAAGATGCTAATTATACAGACCCACTACAAGAGGGAGATAATATTTCAATCTATTGGGAGAACCTACAATAA
- a CDS encoding glycine C-acetyltransferase yields the protein MSNVHELNFLKEKIQELKNDGVHRKLPILEGANEAEVILNGKKVINLSSNNYLGFANHPKLKKASVEAIEKYGVGAGAVRTIIGNMDIHEELEDLLAQFKREEAVMVFQSGFNCNAGTIQAVTEKGDLIVSDELNHASIIDGARLTKADKTVFKHADMNHLEAVLKENRDKYRNILIITDGVFSMDGDIAPLPEIVALAEKYSAMTYVDDAHGSGVLGESGRGTIDHFGLHGRVDFTIGTLSKAIGVIGGYVAGSHTMKDWLSHRGRPLLFSTSLPPAAVGAIIEAVKLLMSTTEYTDRLWENAKYFKQKISQLGFNIGKSATPITPVIIGEEGLTMEFSKKLFENGVFVSGIVFPTVPKGTGRTRCMVTAGHTKEQLDRAVEIFKKVGEEMKVL from the coding sequence ATGTCAAATGTACATGAATTGAACTTTCTTAAAGAAAAAATTCAAGAGCTTAAAAATGATGGTGTGCATAGAAAACTTCCTATTTTAGAGGGGGCCAATGAGGCAGAAGTAATTTTAAATGGCAAAAAAGTCATCAATTTATCCTCTAATAATTACTTAGGGTTTGCCAATCACCCAAAACTAAAAAAAGCTTCTGTAGAAGCGATAGAAAAATATGGGGTTGGAGCTGGGGCAGTAAGAACCATTATAGGAAATATGGATATTCATGAGGAATTGGAGGATTTATTGGCACAGTTTAAAAGAGAAGAAGCTGTTATGGTATTTCAATCAGGTTTCAACTGTAATGCTGGCACGATTCAAGCAGTTACAGAAAAAGGTGATTTGATTGTTTCCGATGAATTAAATCATGCTAGCATTATCGACGGTGCAAGACTAACCAAAGCAGATAAAACTGTTTTTAAACATGCAGATATGAATCACTTGGAAGCGGTTTTAAAAGAAAATAGAGATAAATATAGAAATATCCTCATTATTACCGATGGTGTATTTAGCATGGATGGTGACATTGCTCCTTTACCAGAAATTGTTGCGTTAGCAGAAAAGTACAGTGCAATGACTTATGTTGATGATGCCCATGGTTCTGGCGTATTAGGTGAAAGTGGAAGAGGTACAATTGATCACTTTGGACTTCATGGAAGAGTAGATTTTACTATTGGTACTCTATCAAAGGCTATTGGTGTTATAGGAGGTTATGTAGCTGGTAGTCATACAATGAAGGATTGGTTAAGTCATCGAGGAAGACCTTTATTATTTAGTACTTCTCTGCCTCCAGCAGCAGTAGGAGCAATTATAGAAGCTGTAAAACTATTGATGAGCACAACTGAATATACCGATAGACTTTGGGAGAATGCAAAATACTTTAAACAAAAGATCAGTCAACTGGGCTTTAATATCGGCAAAAGTGCTACGCCTATTACACCAGTAATTATCGGAGAAGAAGGTTTAACGATGGAATTTAGCAAAAAATTGTTTGAAAATGGTGTTTTTGTATCAGGCATTGTATTTCCAACAGTGCCAAAGGGAACTGGTAGAACCCGGTGTATGGTGACAGCAGGTCATACAAAAGAACAATTAGATCGAGCTGTAGAAATTTTTAAAAAGGTTGGAGAAGAAATGAAAGTATTATAG
- a CDS encoding efflux RND transporter periplasmic adaptor subunit: MGKRFFKMVIFLQILCIGLMGCSQLAKNQEERRVAVEVTTVKKSSIAEEITLGSKLLPINNVMIFPKTPGLEVTELAVNVGDTVKKGDFLFELDKTPVRQQIEIARRSYEQAQKNYRSVKQQVETSQQSMFPDIPVGMLKGYQNSAMMSSAMLENSLLTAEAQLEQARTVYATTLEGLQEMEYYAPIEGTVTQNNLQKNQMLLNAQPALVISDTRQLKIDLYVSQNLYHSFYTGKEVLLQIGDNEATGRVAIVNEVADLRSNLHYIQIIVDNLAEQLLAGSFCKISLQRQKKDSVSVIPKKAVFFEENEPKVYVITDQQAVKKEVQLGIDAGDLVEVISGVEEGDEIIVKGQHYIDENTLLIIVRGDEDEDS, translated from the coding sequence ATGGGTAAAAGGTTTTTCAAAATGGTGATTTTCTTACAAATATTATGTATAGGTTTAATGGGATGCAGTCAGTTAGCAAAAAATCAAGAGGAAAGAAGGGTAGCAGTTGAAGTAACTACAGTTAAAAAAAGTAGTATAGCTGAAGAAATAACATTAGGTTCTAAACTTTTGCCAATAAACAATGTGATGATTTTCCCTAAAACTCCCGGGCTAGAAGTAACGGAATTAGCTGTTAATGTTGGGGATACAGTAAAAAAGGGTGATTTTTTATTTGAATTGGATAAAACCCCTGTTAGGCAACAAATTGAAATAGCCAGAAGATCCTATGAACAGGCGCAAAAAAATTATCGTAGTGTAAAACAACAGGTGGAAACATCACAGCAATCTATGTTTCCTGATATACCTGTAGGAATGCTTAAAGGTTATCAAAATTCTGCAATGATGTCTTCAGCTATGCTAGAAAATTCTTTGTTGACGGCAGAGGCACAATTAGAACAGGCTAGAACAGTATACGCCACCACCTTGGAAGGATTACAGGAAATGGAGTATTATGCGCCGATAGAAGGAACAGTTACACAAAATAATCTTCAAAAAAATCAAATGCTTCTTAATGCACAACCGGCATTAGTTATCAGCGATACAAGACAATTGAAAATTGATTTGTATGTATCTCAAAACTTATACCATAGTTTTTATACAGGTAAAGAAGTTCTACTCCAAATAGGAGATAATGAAGCTACAGGTAGGGTAGCAATTGTTAATGAAGTGGCAGATTTAAGAAGCAATCTGCATTATATACAAATCATTGTAGATAATCTAGCAGAACAGCTATTAGCAGGCTCTTTTTGTAAAATAAGTCTTCAGCGACAAAAAAAAGATAGTGTATCAGTTATTCCTAAAAAAGCAGTCTTTTTTGAAGAAAACGAACCCAAGGTTTATGTCATCACAGATCAGCAGGCTGTGAAAAAAGAAGTGCAATTAGGCATTGATGCAGGAGACTTAGTAGAGGTGATAAGTGGTGTAGAAGAGGGAGATGAAATTATTGTAAAGGGGCAACATTACATTGACGAAAATACTTTATTAATAATTGTAAGGGGTGATGAGGATGAAGATAGCTAA
- a CDS encoding efflux RND transporter permease subunit — MKIAKWAVTKPISVLMVIAMILLLGAVSLVKLPMDLLPKMNIPIAVINTQYVGAGPYEIENLVTKPIEEAVAAVHNVKNIHSNSMEGTSIVTVELNQGTDMDLATLEIREKIDLIKGYLPEDATQPIVLKIDPNALPIMVFSVTGDHLEKLQEVVEYRIKPRLERLEGVASVGVTGGRQKVVTIKVDPMQLTMQGITQQQLGALIRGENINLPGGEIIEDTKSLTVRTVAEFQTIEEIKALPIPLPIGTTMKLEDLAEVTFQEEKITQIAKINGIPSIRIALQKQPTFNTIQVTNMLHEEVKKLQDELENIELVTVTDQSLFIRRSISNVAKTAAFGGLLAVLILYLFMKSLKNTLVIALSIPISIIATFTLMYFTGLTLNLLSLGGFALGIGMLVDNGIVVLENIYRFREEGYSAVEASIHGAQEVAMAVAASTLTTIAVFLPIVFVEGMTGEIFKELALTVTFSLLASLGVSLTLVPMLASKIVKSKPSSSYKIFDRIEEMFQKVNAFYSNLLKWSLSYRRLILSITIFIFLISMISIAWVGAEYFPEFDEGTFMIHITLPEGSSLKESEAMANKVEKILETYEDIEIIFTSIGGGDSYFGYQSRKTNRVSIDVRLKSFRERQEKTLYIIDKVRKDLGQIAGANITVSNLSFVGMGFGDEAVEVEIQGDSIEILREISQDFIEMIKKVEGTREVTSNFTEGRPQLELYINREIAVPYGLQTLQIANTIRNFVHGMIVTRFRVNGEEHDVVIQGKDYLREGTGNFMQLPVQTMTGEVLPLEHVTSYSISQGPNAIRRSNQVRSITIKAAIMDRDLNSIIRDIESQLKGYPLAAGYSYQFRGQKEALEEAYSSLALAVILAVLLVYMVLAIQFQSLLHPLIIMLSVPLAFSGGALGLLLRGIPLSVPAIIGVIVLSGIVVNNGIVLIDYINILRENKKETEEAILIAGTTRLRPIMMTTLTTILGLLPLALGVSEGSEVQMPLATTVIGGLVLSTPLTLIVLPVIYAILDDLGIGKFHHRQG; from the coding sequence ATGAAGATAGCTAAATGGGCTGTTACAAAACCCATATCCGTATTAATGGTTATAGCTATGATCCTCTTATTAGGTGCAGTATCCCTTGTAAAGCTTCCTATGGATTTATTGCCTAAGATGAATATTCCTATAGCAGTAATCAATACGCAGTATGTTGGTGCTGGACCCTATGAAATAGAAAACCTTGTTACAAAACCCATTGAAGAGGCAGTTGCTGCTGTTCATAATGTAAAAAACATTCATTCAAATTCTATGGAAGGCACCTCTATTGTAACGGTAGAACTTAATCAGGGGACAGATATGGATCTAGCAACCTTAGAGATTCGAGAAAAAATTGACCTAATTAAGGGCTATCTGCCAGAGGATGCCACACAACCCATTGTGCTTAAAATTGACCCCAACGCTTTACCTATTATGGTTTTTAGTGTAACAGGAGATCATTTAGAAAAACTACAGGAGGTAGTGGAATATAGAATTAAACCTCGATTAGAAAGATTGGAGGGAGTAGCTTCTGTAGGTGTAACAGGAGGAAGACAGAAGGTAGTAACGATAAAGGTTGATCCTATGCAATTGACGATGCAGGGTATAACGCAACAACAATTAGGTGCTTTGATAAGAGGAGAAAATATTAATCTTCCAGGTGGAGAAATTATAGAGGACACAAAAAGTTTAACAGTAAGGACAGTAGCAGAGTTTCAAACAATTGAAGAAATAAAGGCATTGCCTATTCCTTTACCGATAGGCACGACAATGAAACTAGAAGATTTGGCGGAGGTTACTTTTCAAGAGGAAAAGATAACACAAATCGCTAAAATCAATGGTATTCCTAGTATTCGCATTGCTTTACAAAAACAGCCTACATTTAACACCATCCAAGTAACCAATATGCTGCATGAAGAAGTGAAAAAACTACAAGATGAGCTAGAAAATATTGAACTTGTAACGGTGACGGATCAATCTTTATTTATTAGAAGGTCCATAAGTAATGTAGCAAAAACAGCAGCTTTTGGAGGATTGCTGGCGGTTTTAATATTATATTTATTTATGAAAAGTTTAAAAAACACCTTAGTGATTGCCCTGTCTATCCCTATCTCTATTATAGCCACCTTTACACTGATGTATTTTACTGGTCTTACCCTAAACCTACTATCTCTAGGCGGCTTTGCGCTGGGAATTGGAATGTTGGTGGATAATGGTATTGTTGTATTAGAAAATATTTATCGTTTTAGAGAAGAAGGATATTCTGCTGTAGAAGCTTCAATTCATGGTGCCCAGGAGGTGGCTATGGCGGTAGCTGCTTCCACCCTTACAACAATAGCTGTTTTTTTGCCTATTGTTTTTGTAGAGGGAATGACAGGAGAAATTTTCAAAGAATTGGCTTTAACAGTAACTTTTTCCTTATTAGCTTCTTTAGGCGTATCATTAACCCTTGTACCAATGTTGGCTTCTAAAATCGTCAAATCCAAGCCTTCTTCTTCCTATAAAATTTTTGATAGAATAGAAGAAATGTTTCAGAAAGTCAATGCTTTTTATAGCAATCTTCTAAAGTGGAGTCTATCCTATAGGAGGCTTATTTTAAGTATTACGATCTTTATTTTTTTGATTTCTATGATCTCCATCGCATGGGTAGGTGCTGAATATTTCCCAGAGTTTGATGAGGGAACCTTTATGATTCATATTACCCTACCTGAGGGCAGTAGCTTAAAAGAATCTGAAGCCATGGCAAATAAAGTAGAAAAAATTCTTGAGACTTATGAAGATATAGAAATAATTTTTACAAGTATAGGCGGTGGTGATAGTTATTTTGGCTACCAAAGTAGGAAAACAAACCGGGTGTCTATTGATGTAAGATTAAAATCTTTTAGAGAACGTCAAGAAAAAACACTTTATATAATCGATAAAGTTCGGAAAGATTTGGGTCAAATTGCTGGTGCAAACATAACTGTATCTAATCTTTCTTTTGTAGGCATGGGGTTTGGAGACGAGGCAGTGGAGGTAGAAATTCAGGGAGATAGTATAGAAATTCTTAGAGAAATATCTCAAGATTTTATTGAAATGATTAAAAAAGTTGAAGGAACAAGAGAAGTAACGTCAAACTTTACTGAAGGCAGGCCTCAGTTAGAACTTTATATCAATAGAGAAATAGCTGTTCCCTATGGGTTACAAACATTACAGATAGCCAATACAATACGGAACTTCGTGCATGGTATGATCGTAACAAGATTTAGAGTAAACGGTGAAGAACATGATGTGGTGATTCAAGGTAAAGATTACCTAAGAGAAGGGACTGGGAATTTTATGCAACTGCCAGTTCAAACGATGACAGGGGAAGTATTACCTTTAGAACACGTTACAAGCTACAGTATTTCTCAAGGACCTAATGCCATAAGGCGCTCTAATCAAGTACGGTCTATTACTATAAAAGCTGCTATTATGGACAGAGATTTAAATAGCATTATTAGGGATATTGAAAGTCAATTAAAGGGATATCCCCTAGCGGCAGGTTATAGCTATCAGTTTAGAGGACAAAAAGAAGCCCTGGAAGAAGCCTATTCAAGCCTTGCTTTAGCTGTGATTTTGGCTGTTTTACTGGTCTATATGGTATTGGCCATACAGTTTCAATCTTTACTTCACCCCTTGATCATTATGCTATCCGTTCCCTTAGCTTTTTCAGGAGGGGCATTAGGCTTGCTACTTCGAGGCATACCACTAAGTGTTCCAGCTATTATCGGTGTCATTGTTTTGTCAGGTATTGTCGTAAATAATGGCATTGTTTTGATTGACTATATCAACATTTTAAGAGAAAATAAAAAGGAAACGGAGGAAGCGATCTTGATAGCTGGTACCACTAGACTAAGACCTATCATGATGACGACTTTGACCACCATCTTGGGCTTGTTGCCATTAGCATTGGGGGTCAGTGAAGGGTCAGAAGTACAAATGCCTCTGGCAACTACCGTTATAGGCGGATTAGTACTATCTACCCCGCTTACTTTGATTGTATTACCAGTAATATATGCTATACTTGACGATCTTGGCATTGGTAAATTTCATCATAGGCAGGGATGA